A single window of Zea mays cultivar B73 chromosome 10, Zm-B73-REFERENCE-NAM-5.0, whole genome shotgun sequence DNA harbors:
- the LOC100217185 gene encoding uncharacterized LOC100217185 — translation MPVLVMDSQFSISDIIRQLPVQCGQWEAITMGSLRGLVVLAWAMECPGEEQEGTHLRQGRIMGASFRVELWTGGTSLIHCRRKLFVSAKLECDDSG, via the exons ATGCCCGTCCTCGTCATGGACAGCCAATTCTCCATCAGCGATATAATCAGGCAACTTCCAGTCCAATGCGGCCAATGGGAAGCCATCACAATGGGCAGCCTGCGTGGCCTagtagttttggcatgggcgatgGAGTGCCCTGGG GAGGAACAAGAGGGCACTCATTTACGACAAGGAAGGATTATGGGAGCATCTTTTAGGGTGGAGTTGTGGACCGGAGGAACGTCATTGATTCATTGCAGGCGTAAATTATTTGTATCAGCGAAATTGGAGTGCGATGATTCTGGTTGA